The sequence GTGGGCGAGGTGACGCGGGTCGTGGCATCAGCGATCGGGTGGCTTCGCTCCGCCGCTTTCTCACCCCTCTTCCCGTAGCGCCTCCGTCAGGCGTCCCCTCAGAGCCCCGATGGCCTTCTCGCTCATCCCGTCGACGATGCCAGTGCATTTCACCAGAAATCGAGGGGCGGCCCGGATAAGTTCTTCGCAGAAAAGGTCGGGAATCTCCCGCGAGACGTAGTACTGGGCATCGACCCGTGCTCCCCTTGCCTTTTCCACGAGTATCGCCTCGGCAGGAGCGAAATAATCGGAGAGAAGCCGTTCCATGAGCAGGATGGTGCAGGCATGGTTCTCGCACCGGATCCCGATCCGCGTGAGGACAGCATAGAGGGAGAAGTACATCGCGTAATATGCGGTCGTTATCCTCCAGTCGTGAGCGGGGAATCGTCTGCATCGTCTCAAGGGCCTCTTCGGCCTTCTTCAGGTATGCCGACGCCAGGGTCTCATTCGGGGCGGTGAGGGAGATGCCGTTTCTGATCCGGCCGCACCATACAAGCTGGTCCATCATCCCACCGCCTTCTCGACGAAGTATTCGGCGCCTTTGATCAGCACATGGTTCCGGAGCACCTCCCGGAGGAAGGGGTCCGTACGGAGGTCCCGGTCAAAGATCTCCAGAGGGTAGACGGTGAGGTGAATCCTGATGCCGTAGGTCTTACCAATTCTCTCAATTTCCTCCCCCCGGCATTCACCGGCAACGAACAGGTCGAGGTCAGACTCCTCGTCTGCGGTCCCCTCTGCGTGGCTCCCGAAGACTGCACCGCTTCCCTCGATATGGGGGACGATCCGGCTGAGAACTCCGGCGAGGAAGGGTTCCTCCTCCCGGAGGCAGATCCTCCGGTAGACCTCTGCAAGGGTGCAGAAGTCCCGCGCGTGATCGCCCCGGCGCAGGGAGAACAACCGTGTCCTGCCCTTGGTGACGGAGCGGAGGACCTGCTTTGCCTCAAGATATTCAAGGGCCGTCTGGGCCGTTCCACGGCTGATCGGAAGGCACCTGGAGACCTCCCGGATGTACATCTCGCGGTCGTAGCCCCGGGTGAAGAGGGAGAGGACCCTGAGATGGTCCTCCCGGATGTCCAATCTTTTAGACATATGTCCAGAATGTTGGACGATCCCCCACATCAGGATTCCGGTTGGGGGCGGTCTCGATCCCTGCCGCCGGTGCGATCCCGGCAAGCACGATCAGGAGCACGGCGGCGACCGCCCGTATCGAGAGTTGTTGCATGGTTCTCTCTCCCGGGTATCCTG is a genomic window of Methanoculleus bourgensis MS2 containing:
- a CDS encoding nucleotidyltransferase domain-containing protein, with translation MSKRLDIREDHLRVLSLFTRGYDREMYIREVSRCLPISRGTAQTALEYLEAKQVLRSVTKGRTRLFSLRRGDHARDFCTLAEVYRRICLREEEPFLAGVLSRIVPHIEGSGAVFGSHAEGTADEESDLDLFVAGECRGEEIERIGKTYGIRIHLTVYPLEIFDRDLRTDPFLREVLRNHVLIKGAEYFVEKAVG